A DNA window from Rhipicephalus sanguineus isolate Rsan-2018 chromosome 8, BIME_Rsan_1.4, whole genome shotgun sequence contains the following coding sequences:
- the LOC119401495 gene encoding uncharacterized protein LOC119401495, producing MGMRCPIKYFNRVNLFRTLGPFQDACAFEGVGVRRISFGQQYTREQQDQILRVLNTSSEKELRKLSISPLNVMRILHHREENSGFASMEHVGAIDGLQTRGLARICEAILYGKKPQEKRPPDRGNSIIPHISLDRIESVTDILAVDVSPPFMTWAHVTRDNFVLALDRVQFLDDKTRPHLYNYYDAVQQVLKQLPSASLYVVEQKAQRHKGEVAQSQSQLTVQAMMVALLSHGKQLQPQVVSIKSSAITNLFNLNVGSERVSGQGTLKKLVEDGTISFQGNLKGVYFKETPVNREHYCGVLLLARAFYMLAMT from the exons ATGGGAATGCGGTGTCCGATCAAGTATTTCAACCGCGTAAACTTGTTCAGAACACTCGGACCTTTTCAAGATGCGTGCGCGTTTGAAGGA GTTGGCGTCCGGAGGATATCCTTCGGCCAGCAGTACACCCGCGAGCAGCAGGACCAGATCCTGAGGGTGCTGAACACCTCTTCCGAGAAGGAGCTGCGTAAGCTGTCCATCAGCCCGCTGAACGTCATGCGCATCCTGCACCACCGCGAGGAGAACAGCGGCTTCGCCAGCATGGAGCACGTGGGTGCCATCGACGGCCTGCAGACGCGCGGCCTGGCCCGCATCTGCGAGGCCATCCTGTACGGAAAGAAGCCACAGGAAAAGAGGCCGCCCGACCGGGGAAACAGCATCATCCCACACATATCGCTGGACAGGATAGAG AGCGTCACCGACATATTGGCCGTAGACGTGAGTCCGCCGTTCATGACGTGGGCCCACGTGACGCGGGACAACTTCGTGCTTGCCCTCGATCGAGTGCAGTTCCTCGACGACAAGACGCGGCCACACCTGTACAACTACTACGATGCA GTGCAGCAGGTGCTGAAACAGTTGCCGTCTGCTAGTCTCTACGTGGTTGAACAGAAGGCGCAGCGGCACAAGGGCGAAGTCGCACAAAGCCAGAGTCAGCTGACTGTGCAAGCCATGATGGTGGCCCTGCTGAGCCATGGCAAGCAGCTACAACCGCAG GTGGTTTCTATCAAGTCGTCCGCCATCACGAACCTCTTCAACCTCAACGTCGGCAGCGAGCGTGTGTCCGGACAGGGCACCCTCAAGAAACTGGTGGAAGACGGCACCATCAGCTTCCAGGGGAACCTGAAGGGCGTCTACTTTAAGGAGACGCCCGTCAACAGAGAACACTACTGTGGGGTCCTGCTATTGGCCAGGGCGTTCTACATGCTCGCCATGACGTGA
- the LOC119401496 gene encoding U11/U12 small nuclear ribonucleoprotein 25 kDa protein, translating to MSDIEAAVEAVKSEEVNVPPPNDEEAEKVLSFQEAMAIADKKIHALISSDPLLNNLHPEVTTDELKSYLALEHGQAMSLVVHKADGDYYTVVVEQKATVLDLKKAIRRHVTLRMARKGVKRVLSWKYVWKTYWLSFDGELLKEDKALLRDFGIRNNSQLTFVKRLQER from the exons ATGTCCGACATAGAGGCTGCAGTGGAAGCCGTCAAGTCTGAGGAAGTCAACGTCCCGCCTCCCAACGATGAAGAAGCCGAGAAAGTGTTGTCCTTTCAGGAAGCCATGGCCATTGCTGACAAGAAGATCCATGCCTTGATCAG CAGCGACCCACTGCTCAACAACCTGCATCCCGAGGTGACCACGGACGAGCTGAAGTCGTACCTGGCCCTCGAGCATGGTCAGGCCATGTCCCTTGTGGTGCACAAGGCCGACGGTGACTATTACACCGTCGTGGTCGAGCAGAAGGCCACAGTGCTGGACCTGAAGAAGGCCATACGGCGGCACGTCACCCTGCGCATG GCACGCAAGGGAGTGAAACGTGTCCTAAGCTGGAAGTATGTCTGGAAGACATACTGGCTCTCCTTCGACGGTGAGCTCTTGAAAGAGGACAAGGCGCTCCTGCGAGACTTCGGAATTCGCAACAACTCGCAACTGACGTTTGTCAAGAGACTACAGGAGAGATAG
- the LOC119401497 gene encoding NLR family CARD domain-containing protein 3, whose translation MTSTAYGGVAMSATMKRKRPQKQQQEMKKPTYSRGLKAYFRRHSLDMRAPCTDAADSPTSMRQLCWLVRNIGVWNSFLENVGLELRENRPGRLSLYTFARCDPSMNDYGSVCVTLLAELLATHRCIYFVHFGYSGKLFGMKSSVIQHLTPNSFIEQFHVDGQTMDRDEAFSFIRAVWRAKPLSVQVCNIPLRRCDVHSMSIYVEVTSTLRELALVDTGFKVADAIVLFKALESSKTVEYVRLEMNTVGIRGAKQFAALLRRNTTLRSVTLQRVKLQAKGAVAIAAALADNTTLACLRIASNAIGPVGARALADTLKTNRSLTVLDLRDNAIGTNGAMAFAATLKVNSKLEELHVCGNVISEEGIVAIAEAVMDNKSLKVLSLFANGFGEEGVAALGKLVASNRTLVRLNATLESSYGAPRRHLDAFAEALAANTAIRGVQLFVWGTPAMKQLSHMLPLTQTLQYLCVCTCGPEIEQLCAALAHNKSIQEVEINCFLNLEDGTALARLFETTTTIQAVTITKRVKNTCLIRLFNGIAKNSSIWWFSVQGGSLTSTACTAIAAALESNKTLACMTLGRATAEDSCLKIVSAALERNCTLQMMCMNYSATSWPALKIRERLRRNMGMMMQAIEFALTRNVSKALAEAFELYKDSTFFLQELAKANRNQGRPAASLLIKEAERFIEENYFQITGVVKRDVVCDKRTRMKKRTTTFDNLNKYCVRELLSYLRVSDVQH comes from the coding sequence ATGACATCGACGGCGTACGGCGGCGTTGCCATGTCAGCCACCATGAAGCGGAAGCggccgcagaagcagcagcaggaAATGAAGAAGCCCACTTACAGCCGCGGCCTGAAGGCCTACTTCAGGCGGCACTCCCTGGACATGAGAGCCCCTTGCACCGACGCCGCCGACTCGCCCACATCAATGCGCCAGCTTTGCTGGCTGGTGCGGAACATCGGCGTCTGGAACAGTTTTCTGGAAAACGTCGGCCTCGAGCTGCGCGAGAACCGTCCCGGTCGCCTGTCCCTCTACACTTTCGCGCGCTGCGACCCGAGTATGAACGACTACGGCTCCGTGTGCGTGACGTTGCTCGCCGAGTTGCTCGCCACCCACCGGTGCATCTACTTCGTCCATTTCGGCTATTCGGGCAAGCTGTTCGGCATGAAGTCGAGTGTGATTCAGCACCTGACGCCCAACTCTTTTATCGAGCAGTTCCACGTTGACGGCCAGACCATGGACCGCGACGAGGCGTTCAGCTTCATTCGGGCAGTGTGGCGGGCCAAACCGCTCAGCGTGCAAGTGTGCAACATACCGCTGCGCCGCTGTGACGTGCACTCCATGTCCATCTACGTCGAGGTCACCTCGACGCTCCGGGAGCTGGCGCTGGTCGACACGGGCTTCAAGGTAGCCGACGCCATCGTGCTATTCAAGGCGCTCGAATCCAGCAAGACGGTGGAGTACGTACGGCTCGAGATGAACACCGTTGGCATACGGGGCGCCAAGCAGTTCGCCGCCCTGCTGCGCCGCAACACGACTCTCAGGTCAGTCACCCTGCAGCGGGTCAAGTTGCAGGCCAAGGGAGCTGTGGCCATAGCGGCCGCGCTGGCCGACAACACCACGCTGGCTTGCCTTCGTATCGCCAGCAACGCCATCGGACCTGTGGGCGCACGGGCGCTCGCCGACACGCTCAAAACGAACAGGTCGCTCACAGTGCTTGACCTGCGGGACAACGCCATCGGCACTAACGGTGCGATGGCCTTCGCGGCCACCTTGAAGGTGAACTCGAAGCTCGAAGAGCTCCACGTTTGCGGGAACGTGATATCAGAGGAAGGCATCGTCGCCATCGCGGAGGCAGTCATGGACAACAAGTCGCTCAAAGTGCTGTCGCTGTTCGCCAACGGGTTCGGCGAGGAAGGCGTGGCCGCGTTGGGCAAGCTCGTGGCCAGCAACAGGACGCTGGTGAGGTTGAACGCGACCCTCGAGTCCAGCTACGGCGCTCCGCGAAGGCACCTCGACGCATTCGCCGAAGCCCTCGCCGCCAACACTGCCATCCGCGGTGTCCAGCTATTCGTATGGGGCACTCCCGCTATGAAGCAGCTGTCTCACATGCTGCCTCTTACGCAGACTCTGCAGTACCTCTGCGTATGCACGTGCGGGCCCGAGATCGAACAGCTGTGCGCCGCCCTGGCTCACAACAAATCCATCCAGGAGGTCGAGATCAACTGCTTCCTCAACCTGGAGGATGGCACGGCGCTGGCTCGACTGTTTGAGACGACCACAACGATCCAGGCGGTGACGATCACTAAGAGGGTGAAGAACACCTGTCTCATCAGGCTTTTCAACGGCATCGCCAAGAACAGCAGCATCTGGTGGTTCAGCGTGCAAGGCGGCAGCCTGACGTCGACTGCTTGCACGGCCATCGCGGCTGCCTTGGAGAGCAACAAGACACTGGCCTGCATGACGTTGGGACGTGCCACGGCGGAAGATTCCTGCCTGAAGATTGTGAGCGCTGCGCTGGAGCGCAACTGTACGCTCCAGATGATGTGCATGAACTATTCGGCTACCAGTTGGCCCGCGTTGAAGATCCGGGAGCGTCTCCGGCGTAACATGGGCATGATGATGCAAGCCATCGAATTCGCACTTACAAGAAACGTCAGTAAGGCCCTGGCGGAGGCCTTTGAGCTGTACAAGGATAGCACGTTTTTTCTACAGGAGCTAGCCAAGGCAAACAGGAATCAAGGCAGGCCGGCTGCCTCGTTGCTCATCAAGGAGGCGGAACGCTTCATCGAAGAAAACTACTTCCAAATCACGGGAGTCGTGAAGAGAGACGTCGTGTGCGACAAGAGGACGAGGATGAAAAAGAGGACCACGACATTCGACAACCTGAACAAGTACTGCGTGCGGGAATTGTTGTCCTACCTTCGTGTCTCGGACGTGCAGCATTGA